The following proteins are co-located in the Paraphotobacterium marinum genome:
- a CDS encoding cytochrome ubiquinol oxidase subunit I, with product MDMELLSRIQFAFTISFHILFPAFSIGLAGFLTITEGMYLLTKKELYLIITKFWVKVFALTFGMGVVSGIVIEFQFGTNWAGFSETVGPVLGSLFVYEVLTAFFIEAGALGIMLFGWKRVNKYVHYGSTVIIFLGVLLSAFWILSANSWLQTPTGVEFVNNSFVVNSWKEVILNPSVWDRYIHMVLAAFMSTLMIIIGTSAWYYLKNRHRLYAKTCIHFAIPALFFISLLQVYMGDRVGLVIHENQPIKTAAMEGNWETQNGAPLILFALPSQEDEKNYFEVKIPKLASFINTHEWDGELIGLKSVAKDERPYVPIVFWTFRIMVGIGLLAVFVYGVGLYKMIRGQLESSKWLLRGMITIAPLGFVAIIAGWFTAEVGRQPWMVNGFFKTADAVSELSYSQVLISLLLIILIYFIVFGIFYFRYLFRILDHGPEEIGHERMPFGYFEPGTDEKEHSTLSQLEEGKSHGA from the coding sequence ATGGATATGGAGCTACTTTCTAGGATACAGTTTGCATTCACAATCAGTTTTCATATTCTATTTCCAGCCTTTAGTATCGGTCTTGCCGGATTTTTAACAATTACCGAGGGAATGTACTTATTAACTAAAAAAGAATTGTATCTTATCATTACAAAATTTTGGGTGAAAGTTTTTGCGCTTACTTTTGGTATGGGGGTTGTTTCCGGAATTGTTATTGAGTTTCAATTTGGTACGAATTGGGCTGGATTTTCCGAAACAGTGGGACCTGTTTTAGGCTCCCTTTTTGTGTATGAAGTTTTAACTGCCTTTTTCATTGAAGCTGGTGCACTTGGTATTATGTTATTTGGTTGGAAAAGGGTTAATAAATATGTTCATTATGGCTCTACTGTGATTATTTTTTTAGGTGTTCTGTTATCAGCATTTTGGATTTTATCAGCAAATTCATGGTTACAAACACCAACCGGCGTCGAGTTTGTTAATAACAGTTTTGTTGTGAATAGCTGGAAAGAGGTGATTCTAAACCCATCTGTTTGGGATCGTTATATCCACATGGTTTTGGCAGCATTTATGAGTACACTTATGATTATTATCGGGACTTCTGCCTGGTATTATTTGAAAAATAGACATCGTCTCTATGCAAAAACATGTATTCATTTTGCAATACCGGCACTTTTCTTTATCTCATTGTTGCAAGTGTATATGGGAGATAGAGTGGGTTTAGTGATTCATGAGAATCAACCAATTAAAACAGCTGCTATGGAAGGAAACTGGGAAACCCAAAATGGCGCTCCTCTTATTTTATTTGCTCTTCCAAGTCAAGAAGATGAAAAGAATTACTTTGAAGTAAAAATCCCCAAACTAGCTTCTTTTATCAATACTCATGAGTGGGACGGTGAATTAATAGGGTTAAAATCTGTAGCTAAAGATGAAAGACCTTATGTTCCAATTGTATTTTGGACGTTTAGAATTATGGTTGGTATTGGACTATTGGCTGTATTTGTTTACGGAGTAGGTCTTTATAAAATGATACGTGGCCAATTAGAGTCTTCTAAGTGGCTTTTACGTGGCATGATAACCATAGCACCTCTTGGATTTGTGGCAATTATTGCAGGTTGGTTTACGGCAGAGGTAGGTAGGCAGCCGTGGATGGTTAATGGATTTTTCAAAACTGCAGATGCGGTGAGTGAATTATCCTACTCTCAAGTTTTGATTTCCTTATTACTTATTATATTGATTTACTTCATCGTCTTTGGAATATTCTATTTTAGATATTTATTTAGAATATTAGATCATGGGCCTGAAGAAATCGGTCATGAAAGAATGCCTTTTGGTTATTTCGAGCCCGGAACTGACGAAAAAGAGCATTCAACTTTAAGCCAACTTGAAGAAGGAAAATCTCATGGAGCATAG
- the nagZ gene encoding beta-N-acetylhexosaminidase, with protein MSVLLSDIDSFELDPVEKEMIQHPLFTGIILFSRNFYDLKQLKALTTEIRKVVKKPFLITVDQEGGLVQRFKQDFTPIPAAYLYHQLKNGKELAKQAGFIMASELMSAGVDLSFAPVLDIGTQSKAIQTRSFGDSPDEVLKYVKPFILGMKKAGMSVTGKHFPGHGSVVEDSHLSTPINTNQNIFEYDILPFQSLIQQNLIDAIMPAHIIFEKYNQLPACGSPFWLKDILRKALDFKGVIFSDDLNMNGANILGDFVQRAEKTLMSGCDLLLLCNNRKETINLLDNFKPSLHSNCEILMANQNKQDKNLLNNLSWKKITSDFKSQISI; from the coding sequence ATGAGTGTATTGCTCTCAGATATTGATTCTTTTGAATTAGATCCAGTTGAAAAAGAAATGATCCAGCACCCTCTTTTTACAGGTATTATCCTGTTTTCACGTAATTTCTATGATTTGAAACAATTAAAAGCCTTAACAACAGAAATTAGAAAAGTAGTCAAAAAACCTTTTTTGATTACAGTCGACCAAGAAGGCGGTTTAGTACAAAGATTTAAACAAGACTTTACTCCCATTCCTGCTGCATATTTATACCACCAATTAAAAAATGGAAAAGAACTTGCGAAGCAAGCGGGTTTTATCATGGCTTCTGAGTTAATGTCAGCCGGAGTGGATTTGAGCTTTGCTCCCGTTCTTGATATTGGTACTCAATCGAAAGCGATTCAAACTCGATCTTTTGGAGATTCACCTGATGAAGTTTTAAAATATGTAAAGCCTTTTATTTTAGGCATGAAAAAAGCTGGAATGTCTGTTACTGGCAAACATTTTCCGGGTCATGGTAGTGTGGTGGAAGATTCTCATTTAAGTACTCCAATTAACACCAATCAAAATATCTTTGAATACGATATCCTCCCTTTTCAATCTCTGATTCAACAAAATTTAATAGATGCCATCATGCCCGCACATATAATTTTCGAAAAATATAACCAACTTCCTGCTTGCGGATCACCCTTTTGGTTAAAAGATATCCTTCGAAAAGCCTTAGATTTTAAAGGTGTTATTTTTTCTGATGATTTAAATATGAATGGAGCTAATATACTTGGGGATTTTGTCCAAAGAGCAGAAAAAACTTTAATGTCTGGTTGTGATTTGCTATTACTCTGTAATAATCGAAAAGAGACCATTAATTTACTAGATAATTTTAAACCATCACTTCATTCAAACTGCGAAATATTAATGGCGAATCAAAATAAACAAGATAAAAATTTATTAAATAACCTGAGTTGGAAAAAAATCACATCTGATTTTAAGTCACAAATATCAATCTAA
- a CDS encoding acyltransferase family protein, producing MFRSNFFIDFFFLISGYFVIPSYLKKGQKLFNKDKIIRLGSVILFTIFIVNYIHYHISKQNDSIGYQVWLFDHLVNLQWKNIIGSSWFCWMLLIFTLIWSQFSKNKSFNKNHCLPLPTYTHMLFFCFFMIPFNFIALLLSYKCNNDFLGMYNIKYFPTYASVFYLGIISYQNKWFDKIDFKYGFFGFILFSFFYCLENGWILIGCHFNNAIFRTFCSVGMILFLLYVFKIYFYQSNKMTRMLSKSSYLACAFSFILIVTLIHFFIQHFSIHPWLLLLLTSTVVIISYFILSISLYRLTNVRG from the coding sequence ATCTTTAGATCAAACTTTTTTATCGACTTTTTTTTTCTCATATCGGGTTATTTTGTAATTCCATCTTATTTAAAAAAAGGGCAAAAATTATTTAATAAAGATAAAATAATTCGTTTAGGCAGTGTGATCCTGTTTACCATCTTTATTGTCAATTATATACACTACCATATCTCAAAACAAAATGATTCTATAGGCTATCAGGTTTGGTTATTTGATCATCTAGTAAATTTACAATGGAAAAATATTATAGGTTCATCATGGTTTTGCTGGATGCTACTTATTTTTACATTGATATGGAGTCAATTTTCTAAAAATAAAAGCTTTAACAAAAACCATTGTTTACCTTTACCAACTTATACTCATATGTTATTTTTTTGCTTTTTCATGATTCCATTTAATTTTATTGCTTTATTATTGAGTTATAAATGCAATAATGACTTTTTGGGTATGTACAATATTAAATATTTTCCTACGTATGCGTCAGTTTTTTATTTAGGAATAATTTCTTATCAAAATAAATGGTTTGATAAAATTGATTTTAAGTACGGCTTTTTTGGGTTCATATTGTTTTCTTTTTTTTATTGTTTAGAAAATGGGTGGATTCTAATTGGCTGTCATTTTAATAATGCAATCTTTAGAACTTTTTGCTCTGTTGGGATGATACTATTTTTATTATATGTATTTAAAATTTATTTTTATCAATCCAATAAAATGACAAGGATGTTATCAAAATCTTCTTATTTGGCTTGTGCATTCTCTTTTATTTTAATTGTTACGTTGATACACTTTTTTATTCAGCACTTTAGTATCCATCCATGGCTTTTACTCTTATTGACCAGTACGGTCGTTATAATTAGTTATTTTATTTTAAGTATTAGCTTATATAGACTTACTAATGTTAGAGGGTAA
- a CDS encoding APC family permease, producing MTAILGSGWLFSSFNTAKIAGPSAILSWLIGGLLIMFVAFVYAELTTMLPLTGSSTRIPQFTHGTLVGFIFSWIILLSYISLAPIEVQALMQYLNYFFPNMLTPMNSLSPMGYVVAGVLMFIMCVLNIYSLKWLIKANNVLTALKILIPIFISLVLLAYTYQPHHIIHAASSSFAPYGTQGLLTAIATGGVIFSFNGFKQACEMAGEAKNPKRALPIAIIGSISLCILIYIILQCSFLSSVNISNIDSGWHNLKLTNGSSPLTAIILQNHQRWLLPILYVGAVIGPMAAALIYMSGSARLLYGMSQSRYLPGFFSLMTQQGNPWFAIVISFIIGMFFFAPFPGWQEMMTFLTSLMAITYAIGPICLLALRYQVPNQARPFKLPFGRLWSVLAFYICTLLILWTGWDTLKKLAIALAVGIVVLFLNRVFSPKNQRESLHIKQSIWVWIYFIGILGLSYLSSFGHGLSVLSFNADLWIVALFCIFVSLLALKFRLKGNETQKYISELNL from the coding sequence GTGACCGCCATATTAGGTTCAGGTTGGCTGTTTTCTTCTTTTAATACAGCAAAAATAGCTGGACCTTCTGCAATTTTATCTTGGTTAATAGGGGGTTTATTAATCATGTTTGTTGCTTTTGTTTATGCAGAGCTAACAACTATGTTGCCCTTGACCGGATCTAGCACCCGAATACCACAATTTACACATGGAACTCTTGTCGGATTTATTTTTTCATGGATTATACTTCTATCATATATTTCATTAGCACCAATTGAAGTCCAAGCTCTAATGCAATATTTGAATTATTTTTTTCCTAACATGCTCACACCAATGAATAGTTTATCTCCAATGGGCTATGTTGTGGCTGGGGTGTTAATGTTTATTATGTGTGTGTTAAATATATATAGTTTAAAATGGTTAATAAAGGCTAATAATGTATTAACTGCCCTAAAAATTTTAATTCCAATTTTTATTTCGCTTGTTTTATTAGCTTACACTTATCAACCACATCATATTATACATGCAGCATCATCTAGCTTTGCACCATATGGGACACAAGGCTTATTAACAGCTATTGCAACTGGGGGTGTGATCTTTTCATTTAACGGTTTTAAACAAGCTTGTGAAATGGCGGGTGAAGCAAAAAATCCTAAAAGAGCTTTGCCTATCGCAATTATTGGTTCGATTAGTCTTTGTATTTTAATTTATATAATTCTTCAGTGTTCATTTTTATCATCGGTAAATATATCTAATATCGACTCAGGTTGGCATAACCTCAAGCTAACTAATGGCTCAAGTCCGTTAACAGCTATTATTTTGCAAAACCATCAAAGATGGCTTCTTCCTATTTTGTATGTTGGTGCTGTTATTGGACCTATGGCTGCAGCTTTAATTTACATGAGTGGTTCGGCAAGATTATTATATGGTATGTCTCAAAGTAGGTATCTTCCGGGCTTTTTTTCTTTAATGACTCAACAGGGTAATCCTTGGTTTGCTATCGTAATAAGCTTTATTATCGGTATGTTTTTTTTCGCACCATTTCCGGGTTGGCAGGAGATGATGACTTTTCTGACCTCCCTGATGGCTATTACATATGCGATTGGTCCGATTTGTTTGTTAGCTTTAAGATATCAAGTACCAAATCAAGCAAGACCATTTAAACTACCATTCGGTCGACTTTGGTCTGTGCTTGCATTTTATATTTGTACCTTATTAATTTTATGGACAGGCTGGGATACTTTAAAAAAACTTGCCATTGCTTTAGCTGTGGGTATTGTTGTTCTTTTTCTGAATAGAGTTTTTAGCCCAAAGAATCAACGCGAATCTCTTCATATCAAGCAGTCTATTTGGGTTTGGATTTATTTTATTGGGATACTTGGACTTTCATATTTATCATCATTTGGCCATGGGTTGTCAGTTTTGAGTTTTAATGCTGATTTATGGATAGTTGCATTATTTTGTATATTTGTTTCTCTATTGGCTTTAAAGTTTCGCTTGAAAGGTAATGAAACCCAAAAATATATCTCTGAGCTTAATCTTTAA
- a CDS encoding cation diffusion facilitator family transporter, which yields MASSHGSRTEQFALKLSLLGTVIMGMLGLIFGYLSDSKAIFLDGIFSLLSMGMTGLTLYISILLKKPDNRLFQFGYAHLEPLMNVINGIFILLTCVLAFTSGFLDLFKEKEPINLQLAVCFALFSTFFSFTIFFIEYRISKKQKSELVYCDSQEWLIDSLLSTTILFGFLLVVIFDKLKLSHLTTHMDSYLVMIIAVSAAVFPIKILKRNIKEVLLVAPKDDYQKEVDSYLSQLCKKLKFDGYTHHLAKTGRQYDLEVNFLVKNDKKWTMKRQDRVRQLIWTHFKRQSSNTWLSVSFTTEKRWL from the coding sequence ATGGCGTCCAGCCATGGTAGCAGGACAGAGCAATTTGCATTGAAACTCTCTCTTCTTGGTACCGTTATAATGGGTATGTTAGGTCTAATTTTTGGTTACCTTTCAGACTCTAAAGCAATTTTTTTAGATGGTATTTTTTCACTTTTAAGTATGGGTATGACTGGCTTAACCTTGTATATATCTATTCTTTTAAAAAAACCTGACAATCGTCTTTTTCAATTTGGTTACGCACACTTAGAGCCACTTATGAATGTCATCAATGGCATATTTATATTGTTAACCTGCGTGCTTGCTTTTACCTCTGGATTTTTAGATCTATTCAAAGAAAAAGAACCAATCAATCTTCAGTTAGCAGTTTGTTTTGCGTTATTTTCAACTTTTTTTTCATTTACAATTTTTTTTATTGAATATCGTATTTCAAAAAAACAGAAATCAGAACTGGTCTATTGTGACTCTCAAGAGTGGTTAATTGACTCATTATTAAGTACAACTATTTTGTTTGGCTTCTTGTTAGTTGTAATCTTTGATAAGCTTAAATTAAGTCACCTTACTACCCATATGGATTCATATTTGGTTATGATCATCGCAGTGAGCGCAGCTGTTTTCCCAATCAAAATCTTAAAACGTAATATTAAAGAAGTTTTATTGGTTGCTCCTAAAGATGATTATCAAAAAGAGGTGGATAGTTATTTGTCACAGCTTTGTAAAAAATTGAAGTTTGATGGATATACTCACCATCTTGCTAAAACTGGTCGACAGTATGATTTGGAAGTTAATTTTTTAGTTAAAAATGATAAAAAGTGGACAATGAAACGTCAAGACAGAGTAAGACAGCTTATATGGACGCATTTTAAACGCCAAAGTTCTAATACATGGTTATCAGTTAGTTTTACGACAGAAAAAAGATGGCTGTAA
- a CDS encoding OmpA family protein, with the protein MKTKIAIIATAIAFAGFASAANFNYDINSHVKTHINFPKLKQQKTEVVTTSVDQAIIEFDINFANNSATLTKQDKKMLDALGSQLQSNQNINVKLTGYASKTGSADYNQKLSMKRAEAVSNYLQTEYKVNSNRLAISADGYNKPIATNKTMEGQSLNRRVDVMAGETVAVTEVSQVNG; encoded by the coding sequence ATGAAAACAAAAATTGCTATTATAGCTACAGCTATCGCATTCGCTGGATTTGCAAGTGCAGCAAACTTTAACTACGATATTAACTCTCATGTAAAAACACACATTAATTTCCCCAAATTAAAACAACAAAAAACAGAAGTTGTTACAACATCAGTTGATCAAGCCATTATTGAGTTTGATATTAATTTTGCTAATAATAGTGCAACTTTAACCAAGCAAGATAAAAAAATGTTAGACGCATTAGGCAGTCAATTACAAAGTAATCAAAATATAAATGTTAAATTAACTGGCTATGCTAGTAAGACTGGTTCAGCTGATTATAACCAAAAGCTGTCAATGAAAAGAGCAGAAGCTGTATCAAATTATCTGCAAACAGAATATAAAGTTAATTCAAATAGACTTGCTATTAGTGCGGATGGGTATAATAAGCCTATAGCTACTAATAAAACAATGGAAGGACAATCTTTAAATAGAAGAGTAGATGTGATGGCTGGAGAAACGGTTGCTGTCACAGAAGTCTCTCAAGTTAATGGTTAA
- a CDS encoding response regulator, protein MVETLKDVKPNDYLSYTTLLIDDAEVKFTENIKIPRLIVLDRKANIKNSIKEFHSVYHSSILGEKFRNFILQKNSFDTRNKAFNKLDNNESKALIMVVEDNLVNQKVTTLILKNAGFDFIVAENGQEAIQMYSEIPNIKIILMDCMMPILDGFEATKAIRKLEKTKFMDKVPIIALTASVMNSEIQACFRSGMDDYLAKPFTKAQLIERLEKYF, encoded by the coding sequence GTGGTTGAGACGTTAAAGGATGTAAAACCCAATGATTATTTATCATATACAACTCTTTTAATAGATGATGCCGAAGTTAAATTTACTGAGAATATAAAAATACCAAGGCTTATTGTTCTTGATAGAAAAGCTAATATAAAAAATAGTATCAAAGAATTTCATTCAGTATATCATTCCTCTATTCTTGGTGAAAAATTTAGAAATTTTATTTTACAAAAAAATTCTTTTGACACGAGAAATAAAGCATTCAACAAATTAGATAATAATGAGAGTAAAGCTTTGATTATGGTGGTTGAGGATAATTTAGTTAATCAGAAAGTGACTACTTTGATTTTAAAAAATGCGGGGTTTGATTTTATAGTTGCAGAAAACGGTCAAGAAGCCATTCAAATGTATAGTGAAATACCCAACATAAAAATTATTTTAATGGACTGTATGATGCCTATTTTAGATGGTTTTGAGGCTACCAAGGCTATTAGAAAATTAGAAAAAACAAAGTTTATGGATAAGGTACCCATAATTGCATTAACAGCAAGTGTTATGAATTCAGAAATTCAAGCTTGTTTTAGATCTGGGATGGATGATTATTTAGCAAAGCCATTTACAAAAGCACAATTGATAGAGCGATTAGAAAAATATTTTTGA
- a CDS encoding sensor histidine kinase: protein MKVFNNFSIKTRLLIILVLIIFLLGGFYFISYRSINKEMVALNTIEETMTFNNKLNVFSELTHAIRLNVITKNNYQNLIFKNQKLLNDFNDFLKGSVNNYQINLNEYIALMTDSKNLNINNINDWSQWRNEIIEQTILLNELVPQSIESSKIIRDINSLNQLRWLMYWAQEENWYIFECFTSNHDHTSPENIEQLKKLINIQEYYIERFVGSSTDAKFINEFLEAFKKPEFVASFKLRNQYLKGEITHTPEALDIYQYQSRFNVLKKVVTSVEKQITDEVIKEIESLKKILWLLNVILLLSIFIAVVIILALTRRIIKTLKYINNRLAFVERTHDYGVKLELAGKDEFNHLTNKLNQLIMEVGKSEKLILRSKNEAEKANRAKSNFLANMSHEIRTPLHGILGMTEVLLETSLERNQKEYLDTVISSSKHLLILINDILDLSKIEAGNVELVKEEFNFTDLIYENINIMLSQLKEKQLKLNIFMDKDLPVKIYSDHHRLSQIIINLLSNAIKFTSKGGINIELLKKNKMVILKVIDTGIGIDDEKIQDIFKPFNQGDNSITKEYGGTGLGLAISKQIIELMKGRIEVKSKKDHGTTFKVFIPLESNPKENLMGKKIDKKIQQSIYYALLIKIY from the coding sequence ATGAAAGTATTTAATAACTTCTCAATTAAAACAAGATTATTAATTATCTTAGTTCTTATTATATTTTTATTGGGTGGCTTTTACTTTATTAGTTACAGAAGTATTAATAAGGAAATGGTTGCACTCAATACTATTGAAGAAACAATGACATTTAACAATAAATTAAATGTATTTAGTGAGTTGACACATGCTATTAGACTAAATGTTATAACCAAAAACAATTATCAAAATTTAATATTCAAAAATCAAAAGTTACTCAATGATTTTAATGATTTTTTAAAAGGAAGTGTTAATAACTATCAAATTAACCTTAATGAATACATTGCTCTTATGACAGACTCTAAAAACCTGAATATCAACAATATAAATGATTGGAGTCAATGGCGAAATGAAATTATTGAACAAACCATCTTGTTAAATGAGTTGGTCCCTCAGTCTATTGAGTCTTCAAAAATAATTAGAGATATAAACTCCCTTAACCAATTAAGATGGTTGATGTATTGGGCGCAAGAAGAAAACTGGTATATTTTTGAATGCTTTACAAGCAATCATGATCATACGTCACCTGAAAACATTGAACAATTAAAAAAATTGATCAATATTCAAGAATATTATATTGAGAGATTTGTTGGTTCGTCTACTGATGCTAAATTTATCAATGAGTTTTTAGAAGCATTCAAAAAGCCTGAATTTGTTGCCAGTTTTAAACTCAGAAATCAATATTTGAAAGGTGAGATCACTCACACACCCGAAGCTTTGGATATATATCAATATCAATCTAGGTTTAATGTTTTAAAAAAAGTAGTCACTTCTGTTGAAAAACAGATAACAGATGAAGTGATTAAAGAGATTGAATCTTTGAAGAAAATTCTTTGGCTTTTAAATGTTATACTTTTACTGTCTATCTTCATAGCTGTTGTCATTATTTTAGCTTTAACCAGAAGAATTATTAAAACTCTTAAATATATAAACAATCGTTTGGCATTTGTTGAAAGAACTCATGATTATGGCGTTAAACTTGAGCTTGCTGGAAAAGATGAGTTTAATCATCTCACTAATAAATTAAATCAACTGATAATGGAAGTGGGAAAAAGTGAAAAATTAATACTTAGATCTAAAAATGAAGCCGAAAAAGCGAATCGTGCAAAAAGTAACTTTTTGGCGAATATGTCTCATGAAATAAGAACACCACTACACGGTATTCTTGGTATGACAGAAGTTTTGCTTGAAACATCTCTCGAGAGAAATCAAAAAGAATACTTAGATACCGTCATCTCATCATCAAAACACTTATTAATTTTGATCAATGATATCTTAGATTTATCAAAAATTGAGGCTGGAAATGTTGAATTAGTAAAAGAAGAGTTTAATTTTACGGATTTAATTTATGAAAATATAAATATTATGCTTTCTCAATTAAAAGAGAAACAGCTCAAATTAAATATATTTATGGACAAAGACTTACCTGTAAAAATTTACAGCGATCATCATCGTTTATCACAAATCATTATTAACTTATTATCAAATGCTATTAAATTTACTTCAAAAGGAGGAATAAATATTGAGTTACTTAAAAAAAATAAAATGGTAATTCTTAAAGTTATAGATACTGGTATTGGTATTGATGATGAGAAAATTCAAGATATTTTTAAACCGTTTAATCAAGGCGATAACTCAATAACTAAAGAATATGGTGGAACTGGATTAGGATTAGCTATTTCAAAACAGATTATAGAGTTGATGAAAGGAAGAATTGAAGTAAAATCAAAGAAAGATCATGGAACTACCTTTAAAGTATTCATTCCTTTAGAAAGTAATCCTAAAGAAAACTTGATGGGAAAAAAGATAGATAAAAAAATACAGCAATCTATCTATTATGCTTTGCTAATAAAAATCTACTGA
- a CDS encoding type 2 periplasmic-binding domain-containing protein: MKRIFIILLCFTNFYLHSANIKFGVFTLNKNIPFLSKNKVRLIYKGQIKTLPNIGVIKLVDLPSGSKDKKEFYENLLKKTEIQVNRYWTQLAFSGKGFPPYSLNSNQMQSIINWLKKNPNGIAYSRLDLIPKSAKILYVVEDNS, translated from the coding sequence ATGAAAAGAATTTTTATTATTTTATTGTGTTTCACAAATTTTTATTTGCATTCTGCAAATATAAAGTTTGGTGTATTTACACTAAATAAAAATATACCTTTTCTATCGAAAAATAAGGTGAGACTGATTTATAAAGGACAGATTAAGACGTTACCAAACATCGGAGTTATTAAACTGGTAGATCTTCCATCTGGATCAAAGGATAAAAAAGAATTCTACGAGAATCTTTTAAAAAAAACCGAAATTCAGGTTAACAGGTACTGGACCCAACTTGCCTTTTCGGGAAAAGGGTTTCCACCCTATTCTCTAAACTCTAATCAAATGCAATCTATTATTAATTGGCTTAAAAAAAATCCAAATGGTATTGCTTATTCAAGATTAGATCTCATACCAAAAAGCGCAAAAATTCTCTATGTAGTTGAGGACAATTCATGA